CCAATAGAAGCAGCCAAGTAAACGGGATAAAGAAGTAGTACAATAAAATATTTACCTCATTATATGTAAATCCAGTCAGACGAGATATTCCAAATAACACTTCAACAACGATTCTGAAAACTAAGTTTATCATTTTGTATTTTTAAAGTTTAAAACCCAATTGGTGGTCTTCCCTTTTTTGTGTCTGTGTTATCTCCCTCCATCTTTGCTTTGATGGCTTCATATTTTTTCAGTTCCTGCAACGAAACAGAGGGTTTTGTGTTTTTGATGACCTCTTCCAACATCTTCATTGAAATTCTTGCTTTGGTTTGAAAAGCCAATCTTGCCGTTTCGTTTACCAACAGTTCAATGTCTGCCGAAACATAGTGTTCCGTGAGAGTTGAAAGTTGGTCATAATCCAAACCGAAATCCAAAGGACGTTTTTTTAGATACATCTCAAACAATAATTTTCTTGCCTCAAAGTCGGGCGGGGGTATGTAGAATTTCTTTTCCAATCTTCCCGCTCTTAGCATAGCAGGGTCTATCATGTCGGGATAGTTTGTTGCTCCTATGACAAAAATACCCTTTTCTCCCGTTCTGTCCATTTGTGCCAGCATTTCGTTAACCGCACTAATTGCCATTTCATGAACAATGCTGTCCCGTTTGGGCAATAATTCGTTTATCTCATCTATGAAAATAATTGTTGGCGCATTCTTTTCGGCATCTTCAAACATTTTTGCTATGTTTTCCTGTGTGGCATTAACATAACGGCTTTTCAACGTTGAAGGTGTAGCCAACATAAAATTAAACCCTACTTCTTCGGCAAAATGTTTTGCAAAAAAAGTCTTTCCGCAACCGGGCGGGCCATACAGCAACATTCCGTTTGGAATGGTAATCCCGTATTTCGCGTATTCTTCGGGATTATTCAAAGCATCAATAATGTCTGATTGTAATTGTTCTTTGAGTTCTTTCATTCCTGCAATGGCATCAAAACCTTTGCCTTTTGCCTTTTTACTTTGGATTTTCTTTTCCTGAGAACCGCCCGCTATTACCTTTCGCACTTTGTCTATATCCTCAACCTCTATTTCTCCGTTCAATGCGCGCATAAATTCACCGGCATTTTGAAAACGGTCTTCCAAATCCCGGCTTAATGCTTTTTTCAAAATCAGATTTACCGTTTTGTCATATTCGACAAAAGCAGATGAAACCTTTGGAAACGACAGCGGTTTGTTTCTTTCCTGCAAAACAATTTCTTCCGCCTTTGCTCTGTCTGATTGGAATTTTGAAACTTCCTTAAACCAGGGCGGTAAGCCAAATAGCAAGTGATACATGACCGCACCAACCGAATAAATATCGCTTTGCGGCGAATACGCATTATTGAAACATTCGGAAGCTACATAATTCAGATTTAGCCCCTCTTTATTGTATGTTTTGGTTGATTGATGGAAAGACCTCGCATATCCAAAGTCAATGATTTTGGCTTTCGGAATATCGCCCGACAAATCCAACATGATGTTTTGAGGGGTAATCTCGTTATGAATAACAGGTTCGGGCAGGTGATGTAAATAGTGCAGACCTCCTAAAACTTCATTTATAATTTGCTTAACGTCATAGTATATTGAGAAAGGTTCCCGACTTATTCTTTCAGACAAGGTTTCTCCCGCTATGAAATTCAACACCAAATATCCGAATTTCTTATTTTCGTAAATCAGTTCGCCATCGTCTTTGTAGGCTACAATATTGTCATGTTTTATTTTTTTTAAAAATTCTATTTCAAGCAGGTTGTTATCATCATCAAAAGCCGAACGATGCAACTTGGCATAATTAAAAAGTTTCAGAAAATACAATTTTCCGTCATTGCCTCTCACCCGGTAGGCTTCGGCATTGCTTCCCTGTTTGATGAAAAACATGATGCTATATTTTTCTTCAATGGAAAATCCTTTGGGTATTATGCCTTTGTAGTTGTCCAACTTTATTTCAGTTTTTTAATACTTTTATTTTTCAATAGTGATTTCATTTGTGTAATAGCGACTTTGTTTAACTCTAACAGGCGTTCGCTTTGAGAAATGCCTTTATTTATAAGCGATGCATTGATACTTTCCATATTACTTAGCACAACCAACTGTTCTAAACTCGCAAAATCCCGTATGTTTCCCGACTTGTCAGGGTTTTGTTCTCTCCAATCTTTTGCCGTCATACCGAAAAGTGCCACATTGAGCAAATCGGCTTCATTGGCATATACAAAACTTGCCTGTTGTTTTGTTATCTCCATCGGAATAAGGTTCTCTTTGATGGCATCGGTATGGATACGGTAATTTATTTTAGACAGGGTTCTTTGTAAGTTCCATTCTAATTGATTTCGGCTACTTTCGTCGTTTTTAAGACGTTGAAACTCTTTTATTAAGTACAGTTTAAATCCTGCCGACACCCACGAAGCAAATTCAAAAGCTATATCTTTATGGGCAAAAGTACCTCCATTCTTACCCTGTCTGGATACAACACCTTTGGCATTGGTTGCTTCAATCCATTTTGAAGGAGAAAGCGTAAACGAGTTACTTCCTGCCTCGTATAAAAAGGAGTCGAATTCGACCCCTTTAAAATTCGGGTTGTTGAGTTGTTCCCACAAACCAAGAAACTCAATAGTAGTACGGGTACGCATCCAGTTTTTTACGACATCTTTAGGCTCCGCAGGGTTTTTATATCTCGCAATATCAGTCAATGAAATATAAT
This is a stretch of genomic DNA from Sphingobacteriales bacterium. It encodes these proteins:
- a CDS encoding AAA family ATPase; the encoded protein is MFFIKQGSNAEAYRVRGNDGKLYFLKLFNYAKLHRSAFDDDNNLLEIEFLKKIKHDNIVAYKDDGELIYENKKFGYLVLNFIAGETLSERISREPFSIYYDVKQIINEVLGGLHYLHHLPEPVIHNEITPQNIMLDLSGDIPKAKIIDFGYARSFHQSTKTYNKEGLNLNYVASECFNNAYSPQSDIYSVGAVMYHLLFGLPPWFKEVSKFQSDRAKAEEIVLQERNKPLSFPKVSSAFVEYDKTVNLILKKALSRDLEDRFQNAGEFMRALNGEIEVEDIDKVRKVIAGGSQEKKIQSKKAKGKGFDAIAGMKELKEQLQSDIIDALNNPEEYAKYGITIPNGMLLYGPPGCGKTFFAKHFAEEVGFNFMLATPSTLKSRYVNATQENIAKMFEDAEKNAPTIIFIDEINELLPKRDSIVHEMAISAVNEMLAQMDRTGEKGIFVIGATNYPDMIDPAMLRAGRLEKKFYIPPPDFEARKLLFEMYLKKRPLDFGLDYDQLSTLTEHYVSADIELLVNETARLAFQTKARISMKMLEEVIKNTKPSVSLQELKKYEAIKAKMEGDNTDTKKGRPPIGF
- a CDS encoding KilA-N domain-containing protein, translated to MTKNKKITVQQIDIVVYEDNEQDYISLTDIARYKNPAEPKDVVKNWMRTRTTIEFLGLWEQLNNPNFKGVEFDSFLYEAGSNSFTLSPSKWIEATNAKGVVSRQGKNGGTFAHKDIAFEFASWVSAGFKLYLIKEFQRLKNDESSRNQLEWNLQRTLSKINYRIHTDAIKENLIPMEITKQQASFVYANEADLLNVALFGMTAKDWREQNPDKSGNIRDFASLEQLVVLSNMESINASLINKGISQSERLLELNKVAITQMKSLLKNKSIKKLK